One window of Candidatus Marinarcus aquaticus genomic DNA carries:
- a CDS encoding metal/formaldehyde-sensitive transcriptional repressor, with product MAYCCEVERKKLQNRINRIAGQVNSLKSKFNDEQFHLDSDPYETIRQLTAIKGAVSGMITSYVEHYAKGHMIDKIKNSNSADAEAQIDNLLEIIKVFGK from the coding sequence ATGGCATATTGTTGTGAAGTAGAGCGAAAAAAATTGCAAAATCGTATCAATCGAATTGCAGGACAAGTGAACTCTTTAAAAAGTAAGTTCAATGATGAACAGTTTCATTTAGACAGTGACCCGTATGAAACCATACGACAACTCACCGCTATAAAAGGAGCCGTCAGTGGTATGATTACTTCATATGTGGAGCACTATGCAAAAGGACACATGATTGATAAAATTAAAAATAGCAACTCTGCTGATGCAGAAGCACAAATAGATAATTTATTAGAAATTATAAAAGTATTTGGAAAATAA